In Gemmobacter fulvus, a single window of DNA contains:
- a CDS encoding AraC family transcriptional regulator, giving the protein MARIALNRPQPLLRATAARPLVDFIADSVGASAAIMGQIGIDPNIASDPYALIPLAQYVEHFERAALVLSNPNLGLQVAMRLRPADLGPVGVLFSISPSIRVGMTRLSEDAAILQDGTHSSLFEVGGDLVWTYRLADSTIWPRRQDAEFSLASVCQLIRQSFSSGWAPIEVHLEHGEMAEPSLLQKVFRAPVLFHQSANRLIMSRDDAMRRHRPEDAGLAAILTRHIADLARQHHHEPSLVDRVRRIISLTLGQRPVTLDSVAEELRMSPRSLQRFLSEEGSSLRALVQEHRIETARMLLEKTDMPLSQVALALGYADGTVFWRAYRSWTGQEPSASRRPGGA; this is encoded by the coding sequence ATGGCAAGAATCGCACTGAATCGCCCGCAGCCCCTGTTGCGCGCGACAGCCGCCCGGCCTCTGGTCGATTTTATTGCCGATTCCGTGGGCGCCAGTGCTGCAATCATGGGCCAGATCGGAATTGATCCCAACATCGCCTCCGACCCCTATGCCCTGATTCCACTGGCGCAATATGTCGAACATTTTGAACGCGCGGCCCTTGTGCTGAGCAATCCAAACCTAGGGCTTCAGGTCGCCATGCGGCTGCGTCCGGCGGATCTGGGGCCGGTCGGCGTGTTGTTTTCAATCTCACCCTCGATCCGCGTCGGCATGACACGCTTGTCTGAAGATGCCGCTATTCTGCAGGATGGTACCCATTCCAGCCTGTTCGAGGTTGGCGGCGATCTGGTCTGGACCTATCGCCTGGCCGACAGCACGATCTGGCCCCGGCGACAGGATGCCGAATTTTCGCTGGCCTCGGTCTGCCAGTTGATCCGGCAAAGCTTCTCGTCCGGCTGGGCCCCGATCGAAGTGCATCTGGAACATGGCGAGATGGCAGAGCCGTCGTTGCTGCAAAAGGTGTTCCGCGCGCCCGTTCTGTTTCATCAATCGGCCAACCGCCTGATCATGTCCCGCGATGACGCGATGCGGCGGCACCGCCCCGAGGATGCAGGGCTGGCGGCCATTCTGACACGGCATATTGCCGATCTCGCGCGGCAGCACCACCACGAGCCGTCGCTGGTGGATCGGGTGCGCCGGATCATCAGCCTGACATTGGGCCAGCGGCCCGTGACCCTGGACAGCGTTGCGGAAGAGCTGCGCATGTCGCCGCGCAGCCTGCAACGCTTTCTGTCAGAAGAGGGCAGCAGCCTGCGCGCGCTGGTGCAGGAGCACCGGATCGAAACCGCGCGCATGTTGCTGGAAAAGACCGATATGCCGCTGTCACAGGTGGCACTGGCGCTTGGATATGCGGATGGCACGGTGTTCTGGCGCGCCTATCGCAGCTGGACCGGGCAGGAACCCAGCGCCAGCCGCCGCCCCGGCGGGGCCTGA
- a CDS encoding PDR/VanB family oxidoreductase, whose translation MSDTMHLTLTDRIEEPGNIIRLRFARADGAPLPPVTPGAHLDIHLADGALDLWRQYSLCSDCSQTGFYEIGVLRDPNSRGGSEAVHRLAQPGTVFKVEGPRNHFPLTETAAHTVLLGGGIGITPMLAMAQRLHDLGHDFTLHYCTRSADVTAFRQMIAAADWRDRVVFHFDDQPAEQRLDLARDLPPPAADTHLYVCGPQGFMDWIINTAEAAGHRTANVHREYFSATVDTTGTSFEVVAQRSGLTVTVGPEDTIAKALARAGVKIEVKCEEGVCGTCVTDVLEGSPDHRDKFLTEDERADGTMICACCSRACSKTLVLDL comes from the coding sequence ATGAGCGACACGATGCACCTGACCCTGACCGACCGGATCGAAGAGCCCGGCAATATCATCCGCCTGCGCTTTGCACGGGCGGATGGTGCCCCGCTGCCGCCCGTCACCCCCGGCGCGCATCTCGACATCCATCTGGCCGATGGCGCGCTGGACCTCTGGCGGCAATATTCGCTGTGTTCGGACTGCTCGCAGACCGGGTTCTATGAAATCGGCGTGCTGCGCGACCCGAACAGCCGGGGCGGATCGGAGGCCGTGCATCGGCTGGCGCAGCCCGGCACGGTGTTCAAGGTCGAAGGCCCGCGCAACCATTTTCCGCTGACGGAAACAGCCGCGCATACCGTGCTGCTGGGCGGCGGGATCGGCATTACGCCGATGCTGGCCATGGCGCAGCGCCTGCATGACCTTGGCCACGATTTCACGCTGCATTACTGCACCCGCTCGGCCGATGTGACAGCGTTCCGCCAGATGATCGCCGCCGCCGACTGGCGCGACCGCGTGGTGTTTCATTTCGATGATCAGCCCGCAGAGCAGCGGCTGGATCTGGCCCGCGACCTGCCGCCCCCGGCAGCGGATACGCATCTGTATGTCTGCGGCCCGCAGGGCTTCATGGATTGGATCATCAACACGGCGGAAGCGGCGGGCCACCGGACTGCCAATGTCCACCGCGAGTATTTCTCGGCCACGGTCGATACCACGGGCACAAGCTTTGAGGTGGTGGCGCAACGCTCTGGCCTGACCGTTACCGTCGGCCCGGAGGATACGATTGCCAAGGCGCTGGCCCGCGCCGGGGTGAAGATCGAGGTAAAATGCGAAGAGGGCGTCTGCGGCACCTGCGTCACCGACGTGCTGGAGGGCAGCCCGGATCACCGCGACAAGTTCCTGACCGAAGACGAGCGCGCCGATGGCACGATGATCTGCGCCTGTTGCTCGCGTGCCTGTTCGAAAACCCTCGTTCTCGACCTCTGA
- a CDS encoding Rid family hydrolase encodes MARIVKVKTGNRLEEISSYSRIVAVDNWIFVSNTAGRNPATKEIPEGVEAQTHQVFANIAGALAAVEASLADVISARVFIQEPADTPKVMEIFGEKFRGVDPALTVTCPPLGSSVYKVEIEVTAYRGASRAETDRLSITL; translated from the coding sequence ATGGCCCGCATCGTCAAGGTCAAGACCGGCAACCGGCTGGAAGAGATCAGCAGCTATTCCCGCATCGTTGCGGTGGACAACTGGATTTTCGTCTCCAACACCGCAGGCCGCAACCCGGCCACCAAAGAGATCCCCGAAGGGGTGGAAGCGCAGACCCATCAGGTTTTCGCCAATATCGCAGGCGCGTTGGCCGCCGTTGAGGCAAGCCTTGCCGATGTCATCTCGGCCCGCGTGTTCATTCAGGAGCCTGCGGACACGCCGAAGGTGATGGAAATCTTTGGCGAGAAGTTCCGCGGCGTTGATCCGGCGCTGACCGTCACCTGCCCACCGCTTGGGTCCAGCGTCTACAAGGTGGAGATCGAGGTTACCGCGTATCGCGGGGCGTCCCGCGCCGAAACTGACCGGCTCTCCATCACACTCTGA
- a CDS encoding SDR family NAD(P)-dependent oxidoreductase, whose protein sequence is MMQPLPEQIQTAVVTGGARGLGAEICRALHRAGFRVVIADVTPGDDAQALASELDLAGETAITATLNVARPEDFQAVLDKCVERWGGVEVLVNNAARTAVQPVLEIDPAEFNAVLAVNAGGTFAGSQIFGRHFKSRGYGRIVNLASLAGQNGGTATGAHYAASKGAILTLTKVFARDLAAFGVTCNAIAPGPMDTPMVRSVITPDRMQAALAGIPVGELGDPVFVAELVALLAGPKASFVTGACWDVNGGIYMR, encoded by the coding sequence CTGATGCAGCCGCTTCCCGAACAGATCCAGACAGCCGTTGTCACAGGTGGCGCGCGCGGTCTGGGCGCAGAGATCTGCCGCGCCCTGCACCGCGCAGGTTTTCGCGTCGTCATCGCCGATGTCACCCCCGGCGATGACGCACAGGCGCTGGCATCCGAACTGGACCTTGCAGGCGAAACCGCGATCACCGCCACCCTGAATGTCGCCAGGCCCGAGGATTTTCAGGCGGTGCTCGACAAATGCGTCGAGCGTTGGGGCGGGGTCGAGGTGCTGGTGAACAATGCCGCGCGCACCGCGGTCCAGCCGGTGCTGGAGATTGACCCGGCCGAATTCAACGCGGTGCTGGCGGTCAATGCCGGCGGCACCTTTGCGGGCAGCCAGATCTTCGGTCGGCATTTCAAGAGCCGTGGGTATGGCCGGATCGTCAACCTTGCCTCACTCGCAGGCCAGAATGGCGGCACGGCAACCGGCGCGCATTATGCGGCGTCCAAGGGCGCGATCCTGACGCTGACCAAGGTGTTCGCCCGCGATCTGGCCGCCTTTGGCGTCACCTGCAACGCCATCGCCCCCGGCCCGATGGACACGCCGATGGTGCGGTCGGTGATCACCCCCGACAGGATGCAGGCCGCATTGGCAGGCATTCCGGTGGGCGAACTGGGCGATCCGGTCTTTGTGGCCGAACTGGTCGCCCTTCTGGCGGGGCCAAAGGCCTCTTTCGTCACCGGCGCCTGCTGGGACGTGAATGGCGGGATCTACATGCGATGA
- a CDS encoding NAD(P)/FAD-dependent oxidoreductase, with product MAPVISPVLTTSDIPAKATVVVIGAGIVGLSAALTLAERGIPVVVLEKGRIAAEQSSRNLGWIRKTSRAPADVPLAQAADRLWAEMPARIGEDGGYRQAGIMFVARSETQMALYEKWLGSVAHLDLGSRLVSPSEIDQHVPGGRAQWQGGIYTPSDGRAEPTLASSAIARAAIAKGALIVENCAVRSIATSGGKVSGVVTERGEIACDQVLLAGGLGSRRFLGNMGIAFPTLQLICSVLRTAPMDGPTEIAVGAPDFSFRKRLDGGFTITQRGRLDAPLTPDHLRIGMRYLPQLRAQRGALQIGLGRTFLHELATARHWAANAVSPFETRRITDPLPNHDLNAEALRNLRAAWPVFEAARIAQSWAGTIDVTPDSDPVISAIAQVPGLTVASGFSGHGFGTGPAAGQLAADLVLDQTPLVDPKPYRFDRFTTAASHAGT from the coding sequence ATGGCCCCCGTCATCTCTCCCGTTCTGACCACGTCTGACATTCCAGCGAAAGCGACGGTGGTGGTGATAGGGGCCGGCATCGTCGGCCTGTCTGCCGCGCTGACACTGGCCGAACGCGGCATCCCGGTCGTTGTGCTGGAAAAGGGCCGGATCGCCGCCGAACAAAGCTCGCGCAATCTGGGCTGGATCCGCAAGACCAGCCGCGCCCCGGCCGATGTGCCGCTGGCGCAGGCCGCCGACCGGCTCTGGGCCGAAATGCCCGCCCGCATCGGCGAGGATGGCGGCTACCGGCAGGCCGGGATCATGTTTGTCGCCCGCTCTGAAACGCAGATGGCGCTTTATGAAAAATGGCTGGGCTCGGTCGCGCATCTGGATCTGGGCTCGCGGCTGGTGTCGCCGAGCGAGATCGACCAGCATGTGCCGGGCGGCCGTGCCCAATGGCAGGGCGGCATCTACACCCCCTCGGATGGGCGCGCCGAACCGACGCTTGCCAGCAGCGCGATTGCGCGGGCGGCCATCGCCAAGGGCGCGCTGATCGTGGAAAACTGCGCCGTGCGCAGCATTGCCACCTCGGGCGGCAAGGTCTCCGGCGTGGTGACAGAGCGCGGCGAGATTGCCTGTGATCAGGTGCTGCTGGCCGGTGGTCTGGGCAGCCGCCGCTTTCTGGGCAATATGGGCATCGCCTTCCCGACGCTGCAACTCATCTGCTCTGTGCTGCGCACCGCGCCGATGGACGGCCCGACCGAGATTGCCGTGGGCGCGCCCGATTTCTCGTTCCGCAAGCGGCTGGATGGCGGCTTCACCATCACCCAGCGTGGCAGGCTGGATGCGCCGCTGACGCCGGACCATCTGCGCATCGGGATGCGCTATCTGCCGCAGTTGCGCGCACAGCGTGGCGCATTGCAGATCGGGCTGGGCCGCACCTTCCTGCATGAGCTGGCAACCGCCCGGCACTGGGCAGCTAACGCCGTCAGCCCGTTTGAGACAAGGCGGATCACCGACCCGCTACCCAATCACGATCTGAATGCCGAGGCCCTGCGCAATCTGCGCGCGGCCTGGCCGGTATTCGAGGCGGCGCGGATCGCCCAATCCTGGGCGGGCACCATCGACGTGACGCCCGATTCCGATCCGGTCATTTCTGCCATCGCGCAGGTGCCGGGGCTGACGGTTGCGTCGGGCTTTTCGGGGCATGGCTTTGGCACAGGCCCGGCGGCGGGCCAACTGGCCGCCGATCTGGTTCTGGATCAGACACCGCTTGTCGATCCGAAACCCTATCGTTTTGACCGCTTCACCACCGCAGCCTCGCACGCAGGAACGTGA
- a CDS encoding MarR family winged helix-turn-helix transcriptional regulator encodes MPTDVSRFAKEDWPFYWISRVNARYVQVLEKRLKPLGIDVPHWRVLISLYESQYLSISEIAEMSTMRLNTTTKVVQRMIGDGLVTTRVRPTDGRVTEACLTEKGDRLRALALVEAREVFALSFPTVSASESAALNSILAKVFTQIDKL; translated from the coding sequence TTGCCCACGGATGTCTCTCGTTTTGCCAAGGAAGACTGGCCGTTTTACTGGATCAGCCGTGTCAACGCACGCTATGTGCAGGTGCTTGAAAAGCGGCTGAAACCCCTTGGCATTGATGTGCCGCACTGGCGTGTACTGATTTCGCTGTATGAAAGCCAGTATCTGTCGATTTCGGAAATTGCCGAAATGTCGACCATGCGGTTGAACACCACAACCAAGGTGGTGCAGCGCATGATCGGCGACGGCTTGGTGACGACCCGCGTGCGCCCCACCGATGGCCGCGTGACCGAAGCCTGCCTGACCGAAAAGGGCGACCGCCTGCGCGCATTGGCGCTGGTGGAGGCACGCGAGGTCTTTGCGCTCAGCTTCCCCACCGTGTCGGCCAGCGAAAGCGCCGCCCTCAACAGCATTCTGGCCAAGGTTTTCACGCAGATCGACAAGCTGTGA
- a CDS encoding FUSC family protein encodes MQLFAAAAMALGLAQMLGLANPYWAAMPVWVVHQVWREDLLLRALLRVLGTLAGAALALGLLALGPPDLVIALVLALAVGATAGVAWWIGSVMSYGAFMLGVTLFVVLLPALAGPAFDVSATPAALDRILCTLIGVVSVTAVTFAFTPVRSAPLPPRVTQGRIPAALRRALFCAVMTAGGAGLVMLWPRFDVLTGAMTLTVYTMILASAPNPRPIRQTLLPGVAIGMLAALCFLALRTPLRADGAGVIFALTLVFLAAGAVLRAHPRTAGMGLDANMCFLLLAEAGTWRHELADAFVAGLCLLAATVLVVLLSPVALGLRGPLRPAPPAGETPG; translated from the coding sequence ATGCAACTGTTTGCCGCCGCCGCCATGGCGCTTGGCCTTGCGCAGATGCTGGGGCTTGCCAATCCCTATTGGGCGGCGATGCCGGTCTGGGTGGTGCATCAGGTCTGGCGCGAGGATCTGTTGCTGCGCGCCCTGTTGCGGGTGCTGGGCACCCTGGCCGGGGCGGCGCTGGCTTTGGGCCTGCTGGCGCTGGGGCCACCGGATCTGGTGATCGCGCTGGTGCTGGCGCTGGCGGTCGGGGCCACGGCTGGCGTCGCATGGTGGATTGGCAGCGTGATGAGTTATGGCGCTTTTATGCTGGGTGTGACGTTGTTCGTCGTGCTGTTGCCCGCGCTGGCGGGGCCAGCGTTTGACGTATCCGCCACCCCGGCTGCGCTGGACCGTATCCTGTGCACGCTGATCGGTGTGGTGTCGGTGACGGCTGTGACTTTTGCCTTTACCCCGGTGCGAAGCGCGCCGTTGCCCCCGCGCGTGACGCAGGGGCGCATCCCGGCGGCGCTGCGCCGGGCGCTGTTCTGTGCGGTGATGACGGCGGGTGGGGCCGGGCTGGTGATGCTGTGGCCGCGGTTCGATGTGCTGACCGGGGCGATGACGCTGACCGTCTATACGATGATCCTCGCCTCTGCCCCCAATCCTCGCCCGATCCGGCAGACGCTGCTGCCCGGTGTGGCGATCGGGATGCTGGCCGCCCTGTGTTTTCTGGCGCTGCGCACCCCGTTGCGGGCAGATGGGGCGGGGGTGATCTTTGCGCTGACGCTGGTGTTTCTGGCGGCGGGCGCGGTGTTGCGCGCGCATCCGCGCACCGCGGGCATGGGGCTGGATGCCAATATGTGCTTCCTGCTGCTGGCCGAGGCGGGCACCTGGCGGCACGAACTGGCCGATGCCTTTGTGGCAGGGCTTTGTCTTCTGGCCGCCACGGTGCTTGTTGTTCTGCTGTCTCCGGTGGCGCTCGGTTTGCGCGGCCCGCTTAGACCCGCGCCTCCAGCGGGTGAAACGCCCGGTTGA
- a CDS encoding flavin reductase — translation MTMPPIRPEMQAFRDGMSRLGAAVNLITTDGPAGRHGITVSAVCSVTDTPPTLLVCINRNAFAHDAFVANGNLCVNVLADGHQDLSRSFARWTGEDRFSGAQWSRLATGAPVLEGAAVAFDCRIVDSQPKGTHSVLFCEVQTTRLSDQPGGLIWFNRAFHPLEARV, via the coding sequence ATGACAATGCCCCCCATCAGACCTGAAATGCAGGCCTTTCGCGATGGCATGAGCCGCCTTGGCGCAGCCGTCAATCTGATCACCACCGACGGGCCTGCCGGGCGGCATGGCATCACCGTCTCGGCGGTCTGTTCGGTCACCGACACGCCGCCGACGCTGCTGGTCTGCATCAACCGCAACGCCTTTGCCCATGATGCCTTCGTTGCCAACGGCAATCTCTGCGTCAATGTGCTGGCTGATGGCCATCAGGATCTGTCTCGCAGCTTTGCCCGCTGGACCGGCGAAGACCGCTTTTCGGGCGCGCAATGGTCGCGGCTGGCAACCGGCGCGCCGGTGCTTGAGGGCGCGGCAGTGGCCTTTGATTGCCGCATCGTGGACAGCCAACCCAAGGGCACCCATTCGGTGCTGTTCTGCGAGGTGCAGACCACCCGCCTGTCCGACCAGCCGGGCGGGCTGATCTGGTTCAACCGGGCGTTTCACCCGCTGGAGGCGCGGGTCTAA
- a CDS encoding tyramine oxidase subunit B, with the protein MTASTRIDFIYLSEEDMIRAGVTDMPACVDCMEEMFGLLYHGDYRMAGPNSDSHGAAISFPENSPFPDMPKPTADRRFMAMPAYLGGSFRTAGMKWYGSNIANRDKGLPRSILTFVLNDADTGAPLAFMSANLLSAYRTGAIPGVGARHLARKDSRIVGVMGPGVMAKTTLAAFIAACPLIDTVKVKGRGQKSLDSFISWLKDTYPQVTTIRIVDTIEEVVRGSDLVTYCNSGAVGDPSTYPMVKREWVSPGTFLAMPALCNIDDTMQAADVRKVVDNTGLYEAWFEELPKPAHVHVPIIGVKFMDMIAEGTMTHAQLEDIGKIVAGEAPGRLNDEEIIIMSVGGMPVEDVAWGTVVYRNAIEKGIGVPLNLWDEPVLR; encoded by the coding sequence ATGACTGCATCGACCCGCATCGACTTCATCTATCTGTCCGAAGAGGACATGATCCGCGCAGGCGTGACCGACATGCCTGCCTGCGTTGACTGCATGGAAGAAATGTTCGGTCTGCTGTATCATGGCGACTACCGGATGGCCGGGCCGAACAGCGACAGCCATGGTGCCGCGATCAGCTTTCCCGAAAACTCGCCCTTCCCCGATATGCCCAAACCCACTGCCGACCGCCGCTTCATGGCGATGCCTGCCTATCTGGGCGGCAGCTTCCGCACGGCGGGCATGAAATGGTATGGCTCGAACATTGCCAACCGCGACAAGGGTCTGCCCCGGTCAATCCTGACCTTTGTACTGAACGATGCCGATACCGGCGCGCCGCTGGCCTTCATGTCGGCCAACCTGCTGTCGGCCTATCGCACCGGCGCGATTCCGGGGGTGGGTGCGCGACATCTGGCGCGCAAGGACTCGCGCATTGTGGGCGTGATGGGGCCGGGCGTGATGGCCAAGACCACGCTGGCCGCCTTTATCGCCGCCTGCCCGCTGATCGACACGGTCAAGGTCAAGGGCCGGGGGCAGAAGAGCCTCGACAGTTTCATCAGCTGGCTGAAGGACACCTATCCGCAAGTGACCACGATCCGGATCGTCGACACCATCGAAGAGGTGGTGCGCGGCTCTGATCTGGTGACTTATTGCAATTCGGGCGCGGTGGGGGATCCGTCCACCTATCCGATGGTCAAGCGCGAATGGGTCAGCCCCGGCACCTTCCTTGCCATGCCTGCGCTGTGCAATATCGACGATACCATGCAGGCCGCCGATGTGCGCAAGGTGGTCGACAATACCGGCCTTTACGAAGCCTGGTTTGAAGAGCTGCCCAAGCCCGCCCATGTGCATGTGCCTATCATCGGCGTGAAATTCATGGACATGATCGCCGAGGGCACGATGACCCATGCGCAGTTGGAGGACATCGGCAAGATTGTCGCGGGCGAAGCACCCGGCCGTCTGAACGACGAGGAAATCATCATCATGTCGGTCGGCGGCATGCCGGTCGAAGATGTGGCCTGGGGCACCGTTGTCTATCGCAACGCCATTGAAAAAGGCATCGGCGTGCCGCTGAACCTGTGGGACGAGCCGGTTCTGCGCTGA
- a CDS encoding ATP citrate lyase citrate-binding domain-containing protein, which translates to MQVTGMLTGARLLAHVGFPTSEVLGPDATEDQIQALIDRHKLIFIKPLFRGGVGKKGKAGLIGRARDLKTALAEKERLYFAEHRHGNAVAKANGVTFEAGVPAEHEVYFAITDNTRFRAPTMTITHRGGVDIEELDKTEIISVPFDALTGLKAFVVANALTEIGAPKEIISPLVQHLPKLWELMHHYGMTTLELNPIRMMPGKDGRLTPIACDFKCGFDRDDPRVGRLGLPDYLFAADISDFEQEVNQLRTHQGQSDVFVINDKGTILAPTFGGGANSLVTEVLGDAAIISSDFGGNPPYEKMKSVAAICYRHFLKQTNVLFIIGGKSNNTDILETFRGMGDALREHFAKHGPVPLYVVVGRGGPNLVRGMGNLADTLDSLGVPYRFFGFDSAISEVVTHAKRVDEWMRSGGRDEIARTMNISA; encoded by the coding sequence ATGCAAGTGACCGGCATGCTGACAGGCGCACGCCTTTTAGCCCATGTGGGCTTTCCAACGTCCGAGGTTCTGGGCCCGGATGCCACCGAAGACCAGATTCAGGCCCTGATTGATCGGCACAAGCTGATCTTCATCAAACCGCTGTTCCGAGGCGGCGTGGGCAAGAAGGGCAAGGCGGGGCTGATTGGCCGCGCGCGCGACCTCAAGACCGCACTGGCCGAGAAGGAACGGCTCTATTTCGCCGAACATCGGCACGGCAATGCGGTTGCCAAGGCCAATGGTGTGACCTTCGAGGCCGGGGTTCCGGCAGAGCATGAGGTCTATTTCGCCATCACTGACAACACCCGCTTTCGGGCGCCGACCATGACGATCACCCATCGCGGCGGCGTGGATATCGAGGAGCTGGACAAGACCGAAATCATCTCGGTGCCCTTTGATGCGCTGACCGGCCTCAAGGCCTTTGTCGTGGCCAATGCCCTGACCGAGATTGGCGCGCCGAAAGAGATCATCTCGCCGCTGGTCCAGCACCTGCCGAAACTGTGGGAGCTGATGCACCATTACGGCATGACGACGCTGGAACTGAACCCGATCCGCATGATGCCGGGCAAGGATGGCCGCCTGACCCCCATAGCCTGCGATTTCAAATGCGGGTTTGACCGCGACGACCCGCGCGTGGGCCGCCTTGGCCTACCCGACTACCTGTTTGCCGCCGACATCTCGGATTTCGAGCAGGAGGTGAACCAGCTGCGCACCCATCAGGGGCAATCGGATGTGTTTGTCATCAATGACAAGGGCACGATCCTCGCGCCGACCTTTGGCGGCGGCGCAAACAGCCTGGTAACCGAGGTTCTGGGCGATGCGGCCATCATCAGTTCCGATTTTGGCGGCAACCCGCCCTATGAAAAGATGAAATCCGTCGCCGCGATCTGCTATCGCCACTTCCTGAAACAGACGAATGTCCTGTTCATCATCGGCGGCAAGTCGAACAACACCGATATTCTGGAGACCTTCCGGGGAATGGGCGACGCGCTGCGCGAGCATTTCGCCAAGCACGGGCCGGTGCCGCTGTATGTGGTGGTGGGGCGCGGCGGCCCGAACCTTGTGCGCGGCATGGGCAATCTGGCCGATACGCTGGACAGCCTTGGCGTGCCCTACCGCTTCTTCGGCTTTGACAGCGCAATTTCCGAAGTCGTCACCCATGCCAAGCGGGTGGACGAATGGATGCGCAGCGGCGGGCGGGACGAGATTGCCCGCACCATGAACATCAGCGCCTGA
- a CDS encoding APC family permease encodes MSLDATTGAPEGERLARNSIGLAHIVFFVVAAAAPLTAVVGATPVAFAFGNGAGVPGAFVLAGLLYLIFSVGFTAMSRHVGGAGAFYTYIAQGIGRPAGVGGALLALMTYTSVQCAVYALFGVFFSGSMAALGLELPWFVWSLLALVLVHFAGQRNISFSGKILGFAMVVEVLILLLLNLAIIWQGGGPEGMTASSFAPSVVFTPGLAVALVFVVGSFIGFESTAIFGEEAKDPSRTIPRATFAAVLLITGFYAFSTWAIVQFYGPSNIQAAAAAEGGLESLYFVAAEQVLGGWSVALMNVLLLLSLFACVLSFHNTLNRYFFALGREGLLPHSLGHVHPMHGSPARAGVAQSLTAAALLMAFTLGGADPYAVVFSWMSGLAVLGVLAVQIMVCVAIIRYFRRTHTHSHSPLVTLVAPVLALIGLCGAFLLVAVNTKLLTGSDHVLVRAYPLLVVLVGLCGPLLAKWIQRTKPELYNNLGRVFE; translated from the coding sequence ATGTCACTCGACGCCACCACGGGCGCGCCAGAGGGCGAACGCCTTGCGCGAAACTCCATCGGCCTTGCCCATATCGTTTTCTTCGTCGTCGCCGCTGCCGCCCCGCTGACCGCCGTTGTCGGGGCCACGCCGGTTGCCTTTGCCTTTGGCAATGGGGCAGGTGTGCCGGGGGCCTTTGTGCTGGCCGGTTTGCTCTATCTCATCTTTTCAGTAGGATTCACGGCGATGAGCCGCCATGTCGGCGGGGCCGGGGCCTTCTATACCTATATTGCCCAGGGCATCGGGCGGCCTGCCGGGGTTGGTGGCGCGCTGTTGGCGCTGATGACCTATACTTCGGTGCAATGCGCCGTTTATGCGCTGTTCGGTGTGTTCTTTTCGGGCAGCATGGCCGCGCTTGGGCTGGAGCTGCCGTGGTTCGTCTGGTCGCTGCTGGCATTGGTGCTGGTTCACTTTGCCGGGCAACGCAATATCTCGTTCTCGGGCAAGATCCTCGGCTTTGCGATGGTCGTCGAGGTGTTGATCCTGCTGCTGCTCAACCTCGCGATCATCTGGCAGGGCGGTGGGCCCGAAGGCATGACGGCCTCGTCATTCGCGCCTTCGGTCGTCTTTACCCCCGGTCTGGCCGTGGCGCTGGTGTTTGTGGTCGGGTCGTTCATCGGCTTTGAATCCACCGCCATTTTCGGCGAAGAGGCGAAAGACCCGAGCCGGACCATCCCGCGCGCGACCTTTGCCGCCGTGCTGCTGATCACCGGCTTTTATGCGTTTTCCACATGGGCCATCGTGCAGTTCTACGGGCCGTCCAACATTCAGGCCGCCGCCGCTGCCGAAGGCGGGCTGGAGTCGCTGTATTTCGTTGCTGCCGAGCAGGTTCTGGGCGGCTGGTCCGTCGCGCTGATGAATGTGCTGTTGTTGCTGTCGCTGTTTGCCTGCGTGCTGTCGTTCCACAATACGCTGAACCGTTACTTCTTTGCGCTTGGTCGCGAAGGCCTGCTGCCGCACAGCCTTGGCCATGTGCATCCGATGCATGGGTCGCCCGCACGGGCCGGTGTGGCGCAGTCGCTGACCGCTGCGGCGCTGCTGATGGCCTTCACGCTGGGCGGGGCGGACCCCTATGCGGTGGTGTTTTCGTGGATGTCGGGGCTGGCAGTTCTGGGCGTTCTGGCGGTGCAGATCATGGTCTGCGTCGCGATCATCCGCTATTTCCGCCGGACCCACACCCACAGCCATTCGCCTCTGGTCACGCTGGTGGCGCCGGTTCTGGCGCTGATCGGTCTGTGCGGGGCGTTCCTGCTGGTGGCGGTGAACACCAAGCTGTTGACCGGATCCGATCATGTGCTGGTCCGGGCCTATCCGCTTTTGGTGGTGCTGGTCGGGCTCTGTGGTCCCTTGCTGGCCAAATGGATCCAGCGCACCAAACCCGAGCTTTATAACAATCTTGGCCGCGTGTTTGAATGA